TTGAATATTTCTGCAAATAACTTCTTCGAGAAGGTtacattttacttttcaatGCAAACACCTTTTTGTTTTGGTTCCTTAAAATTTGACCTTCAGAGATGATAAATTAAACTTTACAACTTTAGATAATACTTCggaattatgtttattttttttatagtatttttaatgttattatattttaaattcatttcataaaaaattttttcattgtttttataaagaaataaataaaccgGAAAGCGTTTATGCCACTTTAAGAGGTTACATACAGttagaatttccaaaaaatcgatttttttattttatttttttaatgcccatatattttagaatacacacaaaaaatattttcgaagttacacataaatttgaaaaggcgtttcagagtgcttggaagtgcgttccaaactttaaactcgttttctttaaaatgatgtttcaaagtcggtgaccaacattactcggaAGCGGCTAagccgattagtctcaaattttaacacgagtttattaaatatttacattttagtaattaaatgaaaatttttctcatcgataaatattttttttatataaaatttaaggccgaaattttggtcaaaaatcgatcCTTTTTTGAGAatccgccattttgtcaaacgattttattttgcttattccttcgatttgctttactagatttaacattactttaacgaaatctgtttggttttttaatttcagaggatccagtttagagatatagtggtcaccgcaaaacgtcttttttgagaggagctcccggagatcagctgtagttcctttccaaataaatatttttactaatactaagtcttaaagtacaaattttttggataacagctttgaaagttttcttaaaaaaaattctagaaaattCGCATATTTCTGCCtgttaactgtatataaccccttaatgagaatattttattattataccatACTTAGTAGTATGTTTTTTTGAGCTCTAAATTTTAGATAGTACAAAATTATGGAGTAGATATTTGGTGATTCGAAGGAGACTTAAATTTTTGCCTTCAGACATTTTACTACAGAACTATATAGTATAACAGTTTGCTCAATAATTAGTTGCGGTAAATAGTAGtatactaaatacatacatttattttagagaaaaaacTAAACTgcacatgcaaaaaaaaaaaaaacatcttcaaaagtagaaaaatgtaaaaatatttaataaagaaatttaaaaaaatcagaactttcagaaactttaaacttttccatacaaatttgcaGAAGCTTTTAAATTTAACGAGCAATGGCAGTGAAGATTTTAATTTGCTAGAAATGCCAGGAGGTTTCTAACTGTtcttattctattttttattatattgaccTACAGGAAGCTACTTGGTTTgtacttttataatttaatcTGAAAATGGGTAAGATAGCaagaatttcataaaaaagaaTTCTAGCAAATATACTAAAGGGGTTTCTATTatggacgctacaaaagtagaccgatagggacagcaaatgaCGCTATATTTTCTCgttcttttgaaatttctcatcagtaaggtttgccatttcatcatggaaagatatacaatCCAACAGCGactcgaaattattaaaatttactactgaaattcggagtctttaagagcgctacgtccaatttatggatTTATTTTTGATCAACAATTAAGCATGTAGTGgcaaaattttaatccacatgCACACTACAAAATGTTCATATGCCAGTGAGTAAAAAAGTGACCGTAGTGTCGGCAATATTGCtgtcgctagcgcatcaattgaggaagacccaaattagTGTCTTACACGTCGtcctcaagcgttgggcatctctgtgacgtcgttgtggcgaattttgcgaaaaaatcttaGCCTGCATCCTTagaagatcaaattgacgcaagaactgaagccgcttgaccagcAGAATGTTCGTGAATTGCGCTgagcaacaatttgaaaatgatccggatttttatcgaaaaatcatcatttctggctgaatggcttcatcaataagcaaaatatgcgttattggtcagtcagcaatccacacgtactccatgagtcaccctgacatcccgaaaaaattacggttagGTGCGATTTaggggccggcggcgtcattgggccgtacttcttccaagatgatcaagaccggcacgttactgtgaatggaaatcgctaccgctcaatgataacgccattagactatttcttgtggggctacgtcaaatctatggtctatgtcaacaagccagcgactGTATTTTcacaggaatttttttttgatattccaaaccgtttttgttttattaaaaaaacttattgaaaaacccgttacatatgtatactttataaggtctctgACGTTTTCATCTGGGAGTTAAATACTTCGTggcaataattaatataatctgttaagggtataaaaattgtcaaCGGGCTGGGCAAATTGCACTATTTTTGTGGACCTAAGATTTAAATATTCGCAGCTTGCCAATTTAGattaaatttcaactttatttttaatgacaaaaatttatgcttttcacaatttttacagATGAATAGGGTCCCATTAAACAATACAAACTTTTTCcgatattatttaaaaactttaagcgGGGTTTCCAGttcgtatttaaaaaaaatatacaaagggATTCTAAATTTCCTCTCCTTTAAATATTTCCGTTAGAAAAAAAAGTCCTAAAAGAATAATACACTGATAACCTTCAGCGGAAGCCGCTATgcatacttaaaataaaaaaaatttatacgaaATACCttcatacataaattatataaccATACAATTTCTTTACAGCAATCCCCTATTTTTCAATGCTCTGCATACGAAAGCAAATATTCAAGTATTGTGCAAGcattattttatgtaataagCTGTTAGTGCcgaattaaaagttaaaaaaatgcttcaattaaatttaaaccttaaacaatataaattatataatatttatatatacgaaaaaaaaaacattgtctCGTAGTCAGGCGGGCAGGCAGTGACAACACTATTAAACTGATATAAATGCAATCACCAATTAGTGCACAGTGAAgagaatagaaaataaaatacgaaaCTATAGGTCAAATATTCAATTAATGCACTCgcagaacatatgtatgtacaaacaaaaaaaaaatagcaataacaaatTGGAAGGCATTAGAATTAATGGAATCAAAATATGCTACTCGTATGTGGGAATCACGTCATTCCATAATAAAACAGGCAATTAAGAAATATTCAATGCAGCTACACGCTATTAAATAtgtaggtgtatgtatgtatgtatatataagaaccAACCACCGtttctatgtgtgtgtatgtgtgtggggaagtgcatatacatatgtacatgtgtgtaatGGAAACTAAACACCCAagtattgttgaaaaaattatggaactaaataaaataattgacaaAAAGGCAaacgtgtacatacatacaagtacgaGCACTTTATCGTACAtgaatacaaacaacaacacaacgaGTACATAGTTACATATAAGAAGGAAAAAAAGTAAGTTAAATAGtttgcttagtttttttttttgtttttacaaaaggTAGTTTCGCAACGATTCGCAACAATAACCAGCAATAATCAATTTACCCACCTTACTATAAAGCGTTGTGCTGCCCGACCGTTGATTATAACCATTGCCCTGGTCCGTATAAGTCTTTACCTGAGTGTGTCGATTGTCCCTATCGTAATAGTTTTTCAGCGTTTCGCGTGGTGAACGTGGCACATTGCCGGGTGTGTTGTTGCCTCGCATACTGCTGCCCTGTTGATTCGTCCGCCGTTCGGTGGTGATAACACTAATACCCTGACCGTCCTTGTGTGAGCGACGAGCGGCATATTTTTCTGGCTTAAGAAGACTGTTTAAAACGATTTGTTGGTGTCAGCATCACATCCGATGGCATTAACAAAGCGGCAGCAAGATTCCAGCATTCGTTTACGCggtatataatttatttcaattacgCAACGGAAGTTAATAAAAAGaaaggaatattatttattagtgCCGATTCATGATGTACATGTGACGTATTATGtaggtatataaatatatatgtgcattTAATCTTGCTGTACCTTGGATATTGTGGTCCACACTGGGTGTAACAGCAATTATGCCAGCAGCCACGTGAGAATGGATTATATCCACCTTTGAATTTGCCGGTGACCTGTTCGTTTGTTGTGCGCCCACGTGATACGAGCACCATATGAAAACCGGTAAGCCCGAAAATCGGAATCGCTAGGATTATAACTATAGCCATCAACACCATACTGTGATTGTGGCAACGGTTTGTAGTTaagggaaatatttttttttttaaatattacgaCAACATCACTTTACATTAAGTTAATGTAATAATACCTAATTATATAGaccgtaaaatattattaacaaaaaacggaataaaataaaataataaacagacGTATTTGTAATCGCGCTTAagataattttttggttttgatttatattatcTCAAGGTATGTATCCATAAAATGTTCTAAACTCTGAATGTTTGTAGATACGTCAAGCAAGCGTTTAATAGTTGTACTCTGTACTATGAAAAAATGCTTCTcggaaatgtatttataaacgTTTAGACTaattaaaataagaagaaaaaacgtcAGCTTCATACGAACCAAAGCTCTAATACTATTCTTCACAGTTGGATTTCCTATTGTAACTACATGTATAACTAAATCTGAAAACGTAACCGGACAAGGGTATCTTTCAATGACGGCTATACGCTATTGTGGCCGATCCGCGGAGGCCACATCAGGGCTGTAGGGCGCCTGCGGAAGCGTTGACATGCCGGCTTTGGTTAGGTAtctgttcacaagaaagacggtgtgagccggggcgttgtcgtggtgcaacttccaatcggctgcgatgtcttgtcggacccgattgacccttcgtttgagtctattaaggacttccacgtaaaacttggtgtTGACGGTTGGCGTTGatttcaaaaaagacaatgagcatcattttcactttgcatttgctcattcttccctttttagtGTGAGAAGACGCTCGCCCCTCCAAAaaaccacttcttgctaaagcaacatctgagtaagcctgattgatcatatcaaacgtctctgtcgcagatttaccgagtttctcacagaatttaatcgcgtacctctgctctaataAACGCTGTAGTtgcggcttgcaccactcatagGAACActtcgcgcgaaaatgtttgtcctgactcggagacaactgaccagccgctcgttcgttatctaggaacgccctctactgaATCCAGTCGGTATGCGCACGCTCCAAAGTAAAGTCGCGGGTAAGGAAATAGTAgctttacaaaatttcatgaagatgtgttttcaaataaaaactaaacacGAACTTGATATCCGATATCGGCAGATAGCTTCTTGGGGAATTTTTTGGGTCACCAAAGTACCGACCGATTATTGGGTAGGATTTTAAATTTGGCTGTTAAAATATACGGAAaggtttaaatattgttttagaattggaaaaataaaagatgTAGTTAACTTGGAGTCCTTgggaaaatgtttcaaaaattaaggAAGTAAAAGTGGCAGTAGCATTAGATGTACTATTCACTATGGCGACTATACTGGCTTTGAACTCGCTGACTGTTAGCACAAAGCTAGTCAAATATTGTatgataaaattattattaatcttCTTCCGTATTAGATTTGTTTATTTGCCCGTTCTCAGCGGAATCGCCGGAAACTGCAAATACGATCAGCTACGTAGCTACGTACCCTTAACTcaatttcatcgattggaagcgCTCCGTGAGCCAGAGTGAACCGAAAGAAACTACTGACGAAGTGGCTGGGATTGATATTAACCGCCTGTGAGGATCTGATGATCCAGTTTTAGGAATTTTGGTATCACAAAAAAGCAACCCTCAACCTAATCTAACCCAAAAGGATGTAGAGACatcagttattttttaataaaaaaatacttttgtacttttcaactataaatgaaataaaatcaacaaaataacCGATATTTTACGTTTTTGAATCCAATTGTGTACTAAAGCACTTGGggtttgtgaaaaatataaacaaatcagTGAAGCTTTGCTTTAAATTTCAGCTTAAGGCTTCGGCTGCCTACTACTAACGAGTTTAAGTTACAGCACGTGAGTGATGGAGTCCTAGTTTACCCACAAAAAcgatatataaacatttttggcAAGTCATGACGTTGAAAaagtttttgcataaattaactttttacgTTTTCAAAAGGATACGCTACTATGGGCGATGTTTCCCTGATGTTTGGCGTTAtcttcaatatataaaataagcatAATGAAAATATGCTCAGCATGTGTATGGATAGTGAAaccaaaaagaagaagaagaaacgataATTGCGACGTCCAATGCAATTGTTCACCCAAGGGCAATGATGATCGAATGTCTATAATAAAAATCCGAATAAAAATGATTGTAAACATTTAATATgagcatataataaaataaacatttgctACTTTACCTCTATGCAATGATTGCATACGGAACAATGTGAACAGCGTGGCGGACGATAGAATTTACAAGTCACACACCATTTCATCTTGACGGTGATGCCATTGATTTCGGCATTTTTATAAAGCGGTGCACGAAACTCCTCCTCCCGGTCCTCATCTGGCGATGCTGTGTTGGTgtgcgcgtgtgtatgtgtgtggtgtgGAGAAAATAGTTACAAagtaaaggaaaaataaaaataaaattgtaaagtaAATGTCATTGCAGAGAATTGTACCTTTTGGTATGACACCGGGGTCCATGAATGTCGCTAATGAGAAATTGGCCAAAACGAAAAATGTGATGACACCCTGATATGCCGGTACCCATAGATGGCTTTTCAAATAGTATTGGCAGCTGCAATGAAATGGAAATGACAAGAACATAAGTACcagcaataaatatatatacatatgtatataagcaaataAACAGACCTAGTGAAGATGgcatataaaattatgtaaacgGAAATGAGATGGGAAGTCTTAAGTAGGGGCAAGTAGCTGACTGAACGTAAAGGAAGGAAATACATTCGTTGCTACACTTTATGTGAGATATAAATTTTGCcaaagaaaaagtttaaatgcGATATccgcttttaaatttatatctcCTCTATATCGGTGTACAGTATATTGCGGatatatgagtatgtgtgtgtatgtgctagAGCCTCTAGTTGTGGGCTGCGAGGCAGTCATTGGTGCCGGCGATGATTTGCAGCCGCAAACTTAGCTAAGCATACGCTCCGAGTCAACTTGTAATGAAGGATGTGGGACAAAGGGCAAGACGGTTCACTCTGTGGACAGTCAAATGCGCAAACCAACCGGCacttttgtacatttcaaattAATGTGAGCTCAGGCGTAGGCATAAAAGTGGGGTAGGCAGGCATGCGGTTGAGTTATGCGACATTACAGCGAGGCTTGTGCCTTATTTCTGTATCTTCacagttttcatttcattttcacaacaaataaacataaaaaagaaattgtcgCATAgaatacagacatatgtacatacatacatatatgtatatatgtatatgtatgtatatgtttagtaGTGGCAAGGATGCTGATTCTACATCACACAACAGCCAATATATAGGTAGTTAGGTGAGTAGGTTAGCTAGCTATCGGACTTTATGTAAGCCGTATCTATGGCTGGCTTATAAATTCGTTTACTAACGGATATGCTTGCTTTAAATAACCTTTGTGCCATATAATAcagcatacatacagacacattgCTGTTGCTTTTAGTGTTCTCATAAAAGCAAAGACTCTCATTCACTTGCCGACTCGTAATTTGTACGAACAAGCTGATATTCGCCGGCTTTTAGGCACAACCATATCTACGTATGGCTGCCACATGTTAGGTGGTACAAGCTAAAAATTATAGATCGTGTCAAACAATTCAatacatgtacgtatgtacgtcTGGCTGGCTATATGAATGCAttgcatttggcaaaaattgCATTGAAATCTACAATGAATAACttcgttgttgttttgtatACCATAAATAAAGAACTGCACTTTTCATTCATTCAACAGTCTCGTGTTGTGAGAGATGACTGAACTGTGGACGATTTCTTGCATacgtttaattatttaaattttctcttcGGTTGAGTTTGGAATTacgacaaatttaattttaattatgagCAGAAGAAACTTCCAAATAAGTATTGAAGGGCTAAATTCTGACAGAGttgaatttagtttaaaaatattaaatgatatAGGAGATATTACTTTCACTAAGCTATAAAGTCAATAAGAAggctatttacatacatatatatatttattacaatatatgaattattatgtttaagaaaatattttataattaagatATGACAGATATCCAGTATTTAAAATGTCGAACCAAAGTCCAAATTTTGTGCGAAGCCCTTTGCAAGCATGTGGTATTATTcatgtaaagggtgatccatttcgaggttctctactttttttaaataaaaaacacagaaacttcaaattgaatGGAGAATGAACATTTTTGGCCGCGCGTCTCAGATGCTTCAACCTTTGAGTTcatttttcgatgactcgttagagcatttcgactggtagctggcgaatgacacgcgtgatgttttgctccaaggactaaatcgaagcgagattgtcctcatagaccttagactttacatatctatgcAGGAAAAAGTGTAAAGAGTAAGTCTCCAATCGACCggcacaaaacgtgaaattaccgaagggttctctcaataaatccatggaGGAAttggcgctgtcttgttgaaaccaaatgttgccgagatcacgagatTCAATAATAGGCATCAAATAATTGATTATCAT
The DNA window shown above is from Bactrocera tryoni isolate S06 chromosome 4, CSIRO_BtryS06_freeze2, whole genome shotgun sequence and carries:
- the LOC120776180 gene encoding palmitoyltransferase ZDHHC5-B isoform X2, with the protein product MPKCDMKTRYIPATFAWILLLSTTFLFFFYPCQYYLKSHLWVPAYQGVITFFVLANFSLATFMDPGVIPKASPDEDREEEFRAPLYKNAEINGITVKMKWCVTCKFYRPPRCSHCSVCNHCIETFDHHCPWVNNCIGRRNYRFFFFFLVSLSIHMLSIFSLCLFYILKITPNIRETSPIVAMVLMAIVIILAIPIFGLTGFHMVLVSRGRTTNEQVTGKFKGGYNPFSRGCWHNCCYTQCGPQYPSLLKPEKYAARRSHKDGQGISVITTERRTNQQGSSMRGNNTPGNVPRSPRETLKNYYDRDNRHTQVKTYTDQGNGYNQRSGSTTLYSKLSPGRECSDTDMEPQASQSQDCEPTPPLQRHNSTNFYLPQVEAGVSNMNNGGIATGAGMMPNAGGGGGAGGGGGDSPRHMRMYHPRHSPLARQRGLEPQRGYNPADPLSPDHPAHPGNQGVQQQQRSGTTATPTMQQRIKPLGVATPLVMASPVRRWT